Proteins encoded by one window of Roseibium sp. Sym1:
- a CDS encoding class I SAM-dependent methyltransferase → MSRLTSKLRSFAHKKSKQFSRKNLYEFIHDAAKSAKDRGGRCLNIGAGGEINTILQQYGLDIVSVDIDPDRNPDLVMDACNLAFEDGTFDTVFLFEVLEHVPEPHRAVAEINRVLKRDGKIFCSTPFVFGIHDAPHDYFRYTKYGLAYLFRSFDNLKITERNSYYETVCVLMLRLTIVPDKPSRNFGLATAVAVTVLAPVVSFISKVIKNRSITTGYTLEATKSG, encoded by the coding sequence ATGTCCCGCCTTACAAGCAAATTGCGGTCTTTCGCGCATAAGAAATCCAAGCAGTTTTCGCGCAAGAACCTCTATGAGTTCATTCACGACGCCGCCAAGTCGGCCAAGGACCGGGGTGGGCGCTGCCTGAATATCGGCGCGGGCGGCGAGATCAACACGATCCTCCAGCAATATGGCCTGGACATCGTCAGCGTCGACATTGATCCGGACCGGAATCCCGATCTTGTGATGGACGCCTGCAACCTCGCCTTCGAGGACGGGACGTTCGACACCGTTTTTCTGTTCGAGGTGCTGGAACATGTGCCGGAGCCGCATCGGGCGGTGGCGGAGATCAACCGGGTTCTGAAACGGGACGGCAAAATCTTCTGCTCGACTCCCTTTGTCTTCGGGATCCACGACGCCCCGCACGACTATTTCCGCTATACCAAATATGGCCTGGCCTATTTGTTCCGCAGCTTTGACAATCTGAAGATTACCGAACGCAACAGTTACTACGAAACCGTCTGCGTGCTGATGCTGCGGTTGACGATTGTCCCCGACAAGCCAAGCCGGAATTTTGGCTTGGCGACGGCAGTTGCCGTCACCGTGCTCGCACCGGTCGTCTCGTTCATTTCGAAAGTGATCAAAAACCGCAGCATCACCACGGGATATACGCTAGAGGCGACGAAATCCGGATGA
- a CDS encoding glycosyltransferase family 2 protein: MPGPETRHEPDGQSALGRQLSDAFGTPKADELVLPKDGVVAVILAYNEVLRFPYFLDHYRRLGVGHFIVVDNNSGDGTGALLAGQADISVIETKQPYRDYKSVWRQLLCDRYLADRWVIFPDVDELLVYPGWPDLSIGDLTRYLDAGGYRALFTPMVDMYPDGPLKDLSYQPGESFLESCPWFDSDGYRYNPLKGSHGKRYKTPVRHVFGGTRERLFHQRAKRPRTVLDRLLLGSVFSLRAKTRNSALGRKLDHLLFKLVKNALPSPAAVQSKVPLLKWQTGMRFSGGVHGIDRQVAVAPDWGALLHFKYLDDFRSKVAEAIARKQHTDNAGHYLDYDTQMDRLMDEGLRYAGSRRFDGVSALVECGLMRESSGLASWRPGSDQA, translated from the coding sequence ATGCCGGGTCCTGAAACCAGGCACGAGCCGGACGGCCAATCCGCGCTCGGCAGGCAGCTGTCGGATGCCTTCGGAACACCGAAGGCGGATGAACTCGTCTTGCCGAAGGACGGCGTCGTTGCCGTGATCCTTGCCTACAACGAGGTTCTGCGGTTCCCGTATTTCCTGGACCATTATCGTCGGCTGGGCGTTGGGCATTTCATTGTCGTCGACAACAATTCCGGCGACGGTACGGGTGCACTGCTTGCCGGTCAGGCCGATATCAGTGTCATCGAAACGAAACAGCCCTATCGGGACTACAAGTCTGTCTGGCGGCAGCTCCTCTGCGACCGCTATCTGGCTGACCGCTGGGTGATTTTCCCGGATGTCGATGAACTGCTGGTCTATCCGGGCTGGCCCGATCTCTCCATTGGGGATCTGACGCGTTATCTCGATGCCGGCGGCTACCGGGCGTTGTTCACGCCGATGGTGGACATGTATCCGGATGGGCCGTTGAAGGACCTGTCCTACCAGCCGGGGGAAAGTTTCCTGGAGAGTTGCCCCTGGTTCGACAGCGACGGCTACCGCTACAATCCGCTGAAAGGGTCCCACGGCAAACGCTACAAGACGCCGGTGCGCCATGTTTTCGGCGGCACGCGCGAGCGCCTGTTCCACCAGCGCGCCAAGCGCCCCAGGACGGTGCTCGACCGCCTTCTCCTGGGATCCGTCTTTTCCCTGCGCGCGAAGACCCGCAACTCGGCATTGGGCCGCAAGCTGGATCACCTGCTGTTCAAGCTCGTCAAAAACGCCCTGCCGAGTCCGGCCGCCGTTCAGAGCAAGGTTCCGCTGCTGAAGTGGCAAACGGGGATGCGGTTTTCAGGCGGTGTGCACGGCATCGACAGGCAAGTCGCGGTCGCACCGGACTGGGGCGCGCTGCTGCACTTCAAGTATCTCGACGATTTCAGGAGCAAGGTTGCCGAGGCGATCGCGCGCAAACAGCACACGGACAATGCCGGTCACTATCTGGATTACGACACGCAGATGGACCGGCTCATGGACGAGGGGCTGCGCTATGCGGGGAGCCGCCGGTTTGACGGCGTATCCGCACTCGTCGAGTGCGGTCTCATGCGCGAAAGTTCCGGCCTGGCGTCCTGGCGCCCGGGATCGGATCAGGCCTGA
- a CDS encoding glycosyltransferase — MAIDPPMKVKKLAHIHLGVDGGAEKFFVRLSAALARKGVEQIAFIRHDRPWRDELARHCDVRELRFSRSHLKRHFVRWGIARQIRKFGATATLGWMSPASKWLPAPGADMRTFLRLGDWPDGFHTYGNVQDLIGNTPEIIRQAVEMGWPEARAHVISNFVDPLPAGLTPVNRADYDTPEDATVLIHLGRFVGRKRFDLAIEAVSRLPGNVHAWLIGDGELLDDMKALAHRLGVADRVHFLGWQRDPSPFLKAADILLCPTDEEPLGNIVLEGWNAGLPVVATASPGPSWLIDDGVNGLLSPCGDAEALTGSLFRVLENRDLKQALVQGGSAKLTEHYSEDGVVTAYDRLLSS; from the coding sequence ATGGCCATTGACCCGCCTATGAAGGTGAAGAAGCTCGCGCATATCCATCTGGGCGTCGACGGCGGTGCGGAGAAGTTCTTCGTGCGCCTCAGCGCTGCGCTTGCGCGCAAGGGCGTCGAGCAGATTGCCTTCATCCGGCACGACAGGCCATGGCGGGACGAGCTGGCAAGGCACTGCGACGTGCGCGAACTGCGTTTCAGCCGGTCGCATCTGAAACGTCACTTCGTGCGCTGGGGCATCGCCCGGCAGATCCGCAAGTTCGGCGCCACCGCCACCCTTGGCTGGATGAGCCCCGCCAGCAAATGGTTGCCTGCCCCCGGCGCCGACATGCGCACGTTCCTGCGCCTGGGAGACTGGCCGGACGGCTTCCACACCTATGGCAATGTCCAGGACCTGATCGGCAACACGCCCGAGATCATCCGGCAGGCCGTCGAGATGGGCTGGCCCGAGGCCCGGGCTCACGTGATCAGCAATTTCGTTGATCCCCTGCCCGCCGGCTTGACCCCGGTGAACCGGGCGGATTACGACACGCCGGAAGACGCCACGGTGCTGATCCATCTTGGCCGGTTTGTGGGGCGCAAGCGGTTTGACCTCGCCATCGAGGCGGTCTCCCGGCTGCCGGGGAATGTCCATGCCTGGCTGATCGGCGACGGCGAGCTGCTCGACGACATGAAGGCGCTCGCGCACAGGCTCGGCGTCGCGGACCGGGTGCATTTCCTTGGCTGGCAGCGCGACCCGTCACCCTTCCTGAAGGCTGCCGACATTCTGCTCTGCCCGACCGACGAGGAACCGCTCGGCAACATCGTCCTGGAGGGCTGGAACGCCGGATTGCCGGTGGTTGCCACCGCCTCTCCCGGCCCGAGCTGGCTGATCGATGACGGCGTGAACGGACTGCTGTCGCCGTGTGGCGATGCCGAGGCGTTGACGGGTTCCCTTTTCCGTGTCCTGGAAAACCGGGATCTGAAACAGGCGCTGGTTCAGGGCGGCAGCGCCAAATTGACGGAGCACTATTCGGAAGACGGTGTCGTGACGGCTTATGACCGCCTTCTCAGCAGTTGA
- a CDS encoding sulfotransferase family 2 domain-containing protein produces MDEYQIRNFLKFAPSRLGLAPRKHLFIHIPKNGGMAIREAPQLQDRLVIANRRRLKSKAYADGLKTFMTERGGNPGYEHARLRDVDLSVRKATQAFAIVRNPWSRTVSRFKFSLQTRTYEDVPPEASVAEFEAFLEERHKWGRVEYFWHRAVAGWYPQQDYVLDEEGRLAADILRQENLSAEMQTYLGFTGELKRRNISTRSRADYRDLYTDRTIQIVADWYAADIDRFGFDFDTPATKSVFYAGS; encoded by the coding sequence ATGGACGAATACCAGATCAGGAATTTCTTGAAATTCGCGCCCTCCAGATTGGGACTGGCACCAAGAAAGCACCTGTTCATCCATATTCCGAAAAACGGTGGCATGGCGATACGTGAAGCACCGCAGCTTCAGGACAGGCTGGTTATCGCCAACCGCAGGCGCTTGAAGAGCAAGGCCTATGCGGACGGGCTGAAGACCTTCATGACGGAGCGGGGCGGCAATCCGGGCTATGAACACGCGCGCCTGCGTGATGTTGACCTGTCCGTCCGAAAGGCAACGCAAGCCTTTGCGATCGTGCGCAATCCCTGGTCCCGCACCGTGTCCAGGTTCAAGTTTTCACTGCAGACACGCACTTATGAAGACGTGCCTCCGGAGGCCTCCGTGGCCGAATTCGAGGCATTCCTGGAAGAGCGCCACAAGTGGGGCCGGGTCGAATACTTCTGGCACCGGGCCGTCGCCGGCTGGTATCCGCAGCAGGATTATGTCCTCGATGAGGAAGGCAGGCTTGCAGCCGACATTCTGCGCCAGGAAAACCTGAGCGCCGAAATGCAGACCTATCTCGGTTTCACCGGCGAACTCAAACGGCGCAACATCAGCACACGGTCGCGGGCCGACTACCGCGATCTTTACACGGACAGGACCATCCAGATCGTCGCGGACTGGTACGCTGCCGACATCGACCGCTTCGGTTTTGATTTCGACACACCGGCAACAAAGAGCGTCTTTTATGCCGGGTCCTGA